A genomic region of Halopelagius longus contains the following coding sequences:
- a CDS encoding GNAT family N-acetyltransferase: MEFALLGWPPDGPTLRLDYRRFAYAGKFVMSNTGKAVVADRTERTAPLPSEEYEADADVLAAVAFNEDRTDEGVLWLRYVTVRDDRKGENLGPRLCAFVVARAAERGYDRLRIAVNNPFAYEALHEAGFAWTGETTGIAELVLERPADANADRSGDRYRRGLDEFRARDLSDAEVAFLADRRDADPPEPVGGPAGGDDPNAGY, from the coding sequence ATGGAGTTCGCCCTCCTCGGGTGGCCCCCCGACGGACCGACGCTCCGCCTCGACTACCGTCGGTTCGCCTACGCCGGGAAGTTCGTGATGTCGAACACCGGCAAGGCCGTCGTCGCCGACCGAACGGAGCGGACGGCCCCCCTCCCGAGCGAGGAGTACGAGGCGGACGCGGACGTTCTCGCTGCCGTCGCGTTCAACGAGGACCGCACCGACGAGGGGGTGTTGTGGCTCCGGTACGTCACGGTTCGCGACGACCGGAAGGGCGAGAACCTCGGCCCGCGACTCTGCGCGTTCGTCGTCGCCCGCGCGGCCGAACGGGGCTACGACCGCCTCCGCATCGCCGTGAACAACCCCTTCGCCTACGAGGCCCTCCACGAGGCGGGGTTCGCGTGGACCGGAGAGACGACGGGCATCGCCGAACTCGTCCTCGAACGCCCCGCGGACGCCAACGCCGACCGGAGCGGTGACCGCTACCGGCGCGGACTCGACGAGTTCCGCGCGCGCGACCTGAGCGACGCAGAGGTGGCGTTTCTCGCCGACCGCCGCGACGCCGACCCGCCGGAACCGGTCGGGGGGCCGGCCGGCGGCGACGACCCCAACGCGGGATATTAA
- a CDS encoding MFS transporter, with product MLAHGMVHTYELSIPIFVSIWLTEFDVVNLGLTQLEVTAATLGLVVTAGYGLFGVGALPGGILVDRVGSRRLIGLCLFGMSASFLLLGLAPSVVVITLALLLWGAAASVYHPAGLALISKGVEERGTGFAYHGIAGNVGIGLGPLLTAILLLFFEWQLVAGLLAVPALVAGAYATRAQFDETAAVAADGGGGDSKADSGVDSLAEFLGESKRMFAGGFAVVFLVVMCSGLYYRGVLTFLPNLLEGIPTFEPIPLATLLPAGVADALGVEAGSGRTLKPERYFYSGLLMVGVVGQYVGGKLTDRIPVEWGIVGSFAVLAALAVVFLPVANAGLVPLLALGAVLGCFLFVIQPFYQATVAEYTPAGTRGLSYGFTYLGVFGVGALGGAVAGTILTYSTPAVLFLTLAGFAAVGAGLGLYLVRQRGTRAEAGATAD from the coding sequence ATGCTCGCGCACGGGATGGTGCACACGTACGAACTGTCCATCCCCATCTTCGTCTCCATCTGGCTGACGGAGTTCGACGTGGTGAACCTCGGGTTGACCCAGTTGGAGGTGACCGCCGCGACGCTCGGACTGGTCGTCACCGCCGGCTACGGCCTGTTCGGCGTCGGCGCGCTTCCCGGCGGTATCCTCGTCGATAGGGTCGGCTCGCGGCGACTCATCGGCCTCTGTCTGTTCGGGATGTCGGCGTCGTTCCTGCTCCTCGGACTCGCCCCCAGCGTGGTGGTCATCACGCTCGCGCTCCTGCTTTGGGGTGCCGCCGCGAGCGTCTACCACCCCGCCGGGTTGGCGCTCATATCGAAGGGCGTCGAAGAACGCGGCACGGGCTTCGCCTACCACGGCATCGCGGGCAACGTCGGCATCGGACTCGGACCGCTCCTGACCGCGATACTGCTTCTCTTCTTCGAGTGGCAACTCGTCGCAGGCTTGCTTGCCGTCCCCGCCCTCGTCGCCGGTGCGTACGCCACGCGCGCGCAGTTCGACGAGACGGCCGCCGTCGCCGCCGACGGAGGCGGCGGCGACTCGAAGGCCGACAGCGGCGTCGATTCGCTGGCGGAGTTCCTCGGCGAATCGAAGCGCATGTTCGCGGGCGGGTTCGCCGTCGTCTTCCTCGTCGTGATGTGCTCGGGGCTGTACTACCGCGGCGTCCTCACCTTCCTGCCGAACCTCTTGGAGGGTATCCCGACGTTCGAGCCGATTCCGCTGGCCACGCTCCTGCCGGCGGGCGTGGCGGACGCCCTCGGCGTCGAAGCCGGCTCCGGTCGGACGCTCAAACCGGAGCGGTACTTCTATTCGGGGCTGCTCATGGTCGGCGTCGTCGGTCAGTACGTCGGCGGCAAACTCACCGACCGCATCCCCGTCGAGTGGGGCATCGTCGGCTCCTTCGCCGTCCTCGCCGCTCTCGCCGTCGTCTTCCTCCCCGTGGCGAACGCCGGACTGGTTCCGCTGTTGGCCCTCGGCGCGGTGCTGGGCTGTTTCCTCTTCGTCATCCAGCCGTTCTATCAGGCCACCGTCGCCGAGTACACGCCCGCCGGGACGCGCGGCCTCTCCTACGGCTTCACGTACCTCGGCGTGTTCGGCGTCGGCGCTCTCGGCGGCGCAGTCGCGGGAACTATTCTGACGTACAGCACGCCCGCCGTGCTGTTTCTGACGCTGGCGGGGTTCGCCGCCGTCGGCGCGGGACTCGGTCTCTACCTCGTCCGCCAGCGCGGGACGCGGGCCGAGGCGGGCGCGACGGCGGACTGA
- the fen gene encoding flap endonuclease-1, whose product MGNADLRSLASLSDASFDDVSGSVVAVDAHNWLYRYLTTTVKFTREEAYTTDDGTEVANLIGVVQGLPKFLDHDIVPVFVFDGGVTDLKDDEVESRREQREKAKELRKAAEERGDSVAAARLEARTQRLTATIHETTRGLLERLDVPMVEAPAEGEAQASYMAKRGDADYVGSEDYDTLLFGAPYTLRQITSKGDPELMDLEATLSNLDVTQEQLIDVAILCGTDFNEGLSGVGPKTALKEVKEHGDLWGVLEAREAYIENADRVRGLFVDPPVTDEYEFDTDIDPDIDAARAYVTEEWGVAADEVERGFERIEEAAVQTGLDRWT is encoded by the coding sequence ATGGGAAACGCAGACCTCCGGAGTCTGGCCTCGCTCTCGGACGCGTCGTTCGACGACGTATCGGGGAGCGTCGTCGCCGTCGACGCGCACAACTGGCTGTACCGCTATCTCACGACGACCGTCAAGTTCACGCGCGAGGAGGCGTACACGACCGACGACGGAACCGAGGTGGCGAACCTCATCGGCGTCGTGCAGGGCCTCCCGAAGTTCCTCGACCACGACATCGTGCCCGTCTTCGTCTTCGACGGCGGCGTCACCGACCTGAAGGACGACGAGGTGGAGTCGCGACGCGAGCAACGCGAGAAGGCCAAGGAGTTGCGGAAGGCGGCGGAGGAACGCGGCGACTCCGTGGCGGCGGCGCGCCTCGAAGCGCGCACCCAACGCCTCACCGCGACGATTCACGAGACGACCCGCGGCCTCCTCGAACGACTCGACGTGCCGATGGTCGAAGCGCCCGCCGAGGGGGAGGCGCAGGCGTCCTACATGGCAAAGCGGGGTGACGCCGACTACGTGGGGAGCGAGGACTACGACACTCTGCTCTTCGGCGCGCCGTACACCCTCCGGCAGATAACCTCGAAGGGCGACCCGGAACTGATGGACCTCGAGGCGACGCTCTCGAATCTCGACGTGACCCAAGAGCAACTGATAGACGTGGCCATCCTCTGCGGGACGGACTTCAACGAGGGCCTCTCGGGCGTCGGCCCGAAGACGGCGCTGAAGGAGGTCAAAGAGCACGGCGACCTCTGGGGCGTCCTCGAAGCCCGGGAGGCGTACATCGAGAACGCCGACAGGGTAAGGGGCCTGTTCGTCGACCCGCCTGTCACCGACGAGTACGAGTTCGACACCGACATCGACCCGGACATCGACGCCGCGCGGGCGTACGTCACCGAAGAGTGGGGCGTCGCCGCCGACGAAGTCGAACGCGGGTTCGAGCGAATCGAGGAGGCGGCGGTCCAGACCGGCCTCGACCGCTGGACCTGA
- a CDS encoding DUF3054 domain-containing protein, translating into MATSVASFIDRRIDPGALPLAVGDVVALSAILTVGVVQHNGVGYLTKFTVAWLLTLVPFLIGWALAGPLIGAYSAGAAESAKAAVPLAVRGWILAAVIGLGLRWTPLFEGGVALVFALITLVTGAVALGVWRWVYFKIAG; encoded by the coding sequence ATGGCAACTTCGGTCGCGTCGTTCATCGACCGCCGTATCGATCCCGGGGCGCTTCCACTCGCGGTGGGTGACGTGGTAGCGCTGTCGGCGATTCTCACCGTCGGCGTCGTCCAACACAACGGGGTGGGCTACCTCACGAAGTTCACCGTCGCGTGGCTCCTGACGCTCGTCCCGTTCCTCATCGGGTGGGCGCTGGCGGGACCGCTCATCGGCGCGTACTCCGCCGGTGCCGCGGAGTCAGCGAAGGCCGCGGTTCCACTGGCGGTGCGCGGGTGGATTCTCGCCGCCGTCATCGGACTCGGACTGCGGTGGACGCCGCTTTTCGAGGGCGGCGTCGCCCTCGTGTTCGCGCTCATCACCCTCGTCACCGGCGCAGTCGCGCTCGGCGTCTGGCGGTGGGTGTACTTCAAAATCGCCGGCTGA
- a CDS encoding transcriptional initiation protein Tat has protein sequence MVPDTDFTRRRLLVGAGATAGAALLGAGVFAPEWLPNALTDPLVVHYPEPPNHLWRQSVTDDHADEAVSALESAVARAEELRSRVDDSELSDDMRHRLGHDPSGGWIDDARSESDNWTRLFNATYGLQFAGEAIGYARVALGEEDPGALVERGRRFRTAAEEIRDSVGDYLVSDPGRDLAALYAVERNLSFAKLNSHRDGVYTGGEADASEYSDHSVASTWGAHLQAEQYLRNARHFRERYREALGDDARSSADELETALNSLRSDVEEFPTRREMRGRLETDDLGQSTPYGVVRWKLTTYCFDDDFRFDADGVRADHTVERAVRLARALLARRAHGYALDELSVTPDDADYDAGRTLTAKRDAMRTFRRVRRTRDSPFESVLAEAAASRIRAGDVGLDSAFRDGDRPAWRPRVEASVSFLVGEGEMRELGGVADRFSAVRGT, from the coding sequence ATGGTCCCCGACACGGATTTCACGCGCCGGCGACTGCTCGTCGGCGCGGGCGCGACGGCGGGTGCCGCCCTCCTCGGTGCGGGCGTCTTCGCCCCCGAGTGGCTTCCGAACGCCCTGACCGACCCGCTCGTCGTCCACTACCCCGAACCGCCGAACCACCTCTGGCGACAGTCCGTCACCGACGACCACGCCGACGAAGCCGTCTCCGCCCTCGAATCAGCAGTCGCCCGCGCCGAGGAACTGCGCTCCCGCGTGGACGACTCCGAACTGTCCGACGACATGCGACACCGCCTCGGCCACGACCCCTCCGGCGGGTGGATAGACGACGCGCGGTCCGAGTCGGACAACTGGACGCGCCTGTTCAACGCGACGTACGGCCTCCAGTTCGCCGGCGAGGCCATCGGCTACGCCCGCGTCGCACTCGGCGAAGAGGACCCGGGAGCGTTGGTCGAACGCGGGCGGCGGTTCCGGACGGCGGCCGAGGAGATACGCGACTCCGTCGGCGACTACCTCGTCTCCGACCCCGGACGCGACCTGGCGGCCCTGTACGCCGTCGAGCGCAACCTCTCGTTCGCGAAACTGAACTCCCACCGCGACGGGGTGTACACCGGCGGGGAAGCCGACGCGTCCGAGTACTCGGACCACTCCGTCGCCTCGACGTGGGGCGCGCACCTGCAAGCCGAACAGTACCTCAGGAACGCCAGACACTTCCGCGAACGCTACCGCGAGGCCCTCGGCGACGACGCGCGATCGTCCGCCGACGAACTCGAAACCGCGCTGAACTCGCTCCGAAGCGACGTCGAGGAGTTCCCGACGCGACGGGAGATGCGGGGCCGGTTAGAGACCGACGATTTGGGGCAGTCGACGCCGTACGGGGTGGTCCGGTGGAAACTGACGACCTACTGTTTCGACGACGACTTCCGGTTCGACGCCGACGGGGTCCGCGCGGACCACACCGTCGAACGCGCCGTCCGCCTCGCGCGGGCGCTTTTGGCCCGCCGAGCCCACGGATACGCCCTCGACGAACTGAGCGTCACGCCGGACGACGCGGACTACGACGCCGGACGGACGCTGACGGCGAAGCGCGACGCGATGCGGACGTTTCGGCGGGTGCGCCGGACGCGCGACTCGCCGTTCGAGAGCGTCCTCGCGGAGGCGGCGGCGAGTCGAATCCGCGCGGGCGACGTCGGACTCGACTCGGCGTTCCGGGACGGCGACAGGCCGGCGTGGCGGCCCCGCGTCGA